A window from Corynebacterium urealyticum DSM 7109 encodes these proteins:
- a CDS encoding FAD/NAD(P)-binding protein, whose translation MTDSTPTIAIIGGGPRGISILERLAADYRQLDPSKTPNHLDIHVIDEVQPGEGKVWRTDQTKTLCMNTLADAVTLFTEPGATVTAPVVEGPTMHEWIMLIRGEELGLERDPRGKKTDLFTRLPLSVAGERDALTSDNDGGQAAEHLSAGAAEAGEPAPTVGTGWSLADYTAEIADTRPESHPSRALYGEYLRWVFNVVLGLLPEGISVHQHLARATEIEEVPAGSAIGAGAGNGDAESQSARDRITLDNGTTILADATVLAIGWADTTPDAMESFTASAVDMHPALTWVRPGNPADQQISQIPSWGESQEEVLVRGLGMGFFDLMAMLTIDRGGRFIPDAEARSGLHYEPSGHEPKLVVSSHHGYPYQPKPVFGSLPPAAWLPRFKAAVAELDLPQIPANSLDFGETLWPAILRDAQEAYYRVLLAAEPDVLKKVGEIIDDPDTDPWRLHEDVRLDGLVAQENRFDLPYHSDPVARFAEQAGEAGQSIDELTARIADGLAADLTEAQSARDSAVKMGLQVIGSARKPAAVVDEPSRFTTESRRGAYAELKRVGQMVGSGPPAFRTAELLCLVDAGYVRFLGAHPTMVIDPETPAFVMTSPVTREEPVESRTLVDAWLHKPDVRSTADPLSQQLKDAGRMRTWLRGDGSTSRAPEVELATSRLIREDGQVDPRVHMVGIPLQDMRADMTISPMPRTDPLMLQETDGAAVSALRVVAENR comes from the coding sequence ATGACCGATTCAACGCCCACCATCGCGATCATCGGAGGTGGCCCGCGAGGTATTTCCATCCTGGAGCGCCTCGCCGCCGATTACCGCCAGCTCGATCCGAGTAAAACCCCCAATCACCTGGATATTCATGTGATTGACGAGGTGCAGCCGGGGGAGGGGAAGGTCTGGCGCACCGACCAGACCAAGACTCTGTGCATGAACACTCTGGCCGATGCGGTCACCCTCTTCACCGAGCCTGGAGCTACCGTCACCGCGCCCGTGGTGGAGGGGCCGACCATGCACGAGTGGATCATGCTCATTCGCGGCGAAGAGCTCGGGTTGGAGCGGGATCCGCGCGGAAAAAAGACAGATCTGTTCACTCGCCTTCCGCTGAGCGTCGCAGGTGAGCGCGACGCGCTGACCTCGGATAACGATGGGGGTCAGGCCGCCGAGCATCTGTCGGCGGGGGCGGCAGAGGCCGGAGAACCCGCCCCCACCGTGGGTACGGGGTGGTCCCTGGCTGACTACACCGCGGAGATCGCCGATACCCGGCCCGAGTCGCACCCCAGCCGTGCCCTCTACGGCGAATATCTGCGTTGGGTCTTCAATGTGGTGCTGGGCTTGCTCCCTGAGGGGATTTCGGTGCATCAGCACCTCGCCCGCGCCACTGAGATCGAGGAGGTGCCCGCGGGTTCCGCAATCGGGGCAGGCGCCGGGAACGGCGACGCCGAAAGCCAATCAGCCCGCGACCGCATCACACTGGACAACGGCACCACGATCCTCGCGGACGCCACCGTGCTCGCCATCGGCTGGGCCGACACCACCCCCGATGCGATGGAGAGCTTCACCGCATCCGCCGTGGACATGCACCCAGCCCTCACCTGGGTTCGCCCCGGCAACCCCGCCGACCAGCAGATCAGCCAGATCCCCAGCTGGGGGGAATCCCAGGAGGAGGTGCTGGTCCGCGGCCTGGGCATGGGCTTCTTCGACCTCATGGCCATGCTCACCATCGACCGCGGTGGGCGCTTCATTCCGGACGCCGAGGCCCGCTCGGGTCTGCACTACGAGCCCTCTGGCCACGAGCCGAAGCTCGTGGTTTCCTCCCACCACGGCTACCCGTATCAGCCGAAGCCGGTCTTCGGCTCCCTGCCGCCAGCGGCCTGGCTGCCCCGCTTCAAGGCCGCCGTCGCGGAGCTGGATCTTCCACAGATCCCGGCGAACAGCCTGGACTTCGGCGAGACCCTGTGGCCGGCGATCCTGCGGGACGCACAAGAGGCCTACTACCGGGTCCTGCTGGCGGCCGAACCTGACGTCCTAAAAAAGGTCGGTGAGATCATCGACGACCCGGACACCGACCCGTGGCGACTGCACGAGGACGTGCGCCTGGACGGGTTGGTGGCACAGGAAAACCGCTTCGATCTGCCGTATCACTCAGACCCCGTCGCGCGTTTCGCGGAGCAGGCCGGGGAGGCGGGCCAGAGCATCGACGAGCTCACCGCGCGCATTGCCGATGGCTTGGCCGCGGACCTCACCGAGGCACAGTCCGCGCGCGATTCGGCGGTGAAGATGGGCCTGCAGGTCATTGGCTCGGCCCGCAAGCCGGCTGCCGTCGTGGACGAGCCCAGCCGGTTCACCACTGAGTCTCGCCGGGGTGCCTATGCGGAGCTCAAGCGTGTGGGCCAGATGGTGGGCTCCGGGCCGCCGGCCTTCCGCACCGCCGAGCTGCTGTGCCTGGTGGACGCCGGTTACGTTCGCTTCCTGGGCGCGCACCCGACGATGGTGATCGACCCCGAAACGCCCGCGTTCGTCATGACCTCCCCGGTGACCCGGGAGGAGCCAGTGGAGTCCCGCACCCTGGTGGATGCGTGGCTGCACAAGCCGGACGTGCGCAGCACCGCCGATCCGCTGAGCCAGCAACTCAAGGATGCCGGCCGCATGCGCACCTGGCTGCGTGGTGATGGCTCTACCTCCCGTGCCCCGGAGGTCGAGCTGGCGACGAGCCGCTTGATCCGCGAGGACGGGCAGGTTGACCCGCGCGTGCACATGGTTGGCATCCCGCTGCAGGACATGCGCGCGGATATGACGATTTCCCCCATGCCGCGCACCGACCCGCTGATGCTGCAGGAGACGGACGGTGCGGCCGTCTCCGCGCTGCGGGTGGTGGCGGAAAACCGCTAG
- a CDS encoding AMP-binding protein, giving the protein MSTNNETQELGRFGDRGDGHSKFIYPAKIDDGTGMATLEAFEVSATNLKAARGMLSQVLDGRSSILPVPATDSPDAGASEELKKVMRAGEPVEAGTLVATTSGSTGTPKGALLSAANLRSSARATEQVLRKKLKVEPGPWLLALPAHHIAGLQVILRGMMAGFTPVATTALIEGTGFSVSGFAADAAALKKRFPHEDLHTSLVPPQVHSLLESEEGIEALKLFGAVLIGGAALGDKARQQLDEAGVNYVLTYGSSETSGGMVYDGQALPGATVRIEDADANGAGRIVLEGPMVARGYRNEDEDCFPELGVYRTSDIGALDGETLRVLGRADGAINTGGVKVLPEQSENATRSHAVVDGEAVSEVCVSGVSDEHWGEAVVAVLRTAGAQVSGEPVEVTDAVRASMREAGCADYLIPRRAFAVADLPKTGPGKLDRIAIAELARQAVAAN; this is encoded by the coding sequence GTGAGTACTAATAATGAGACGCAAGAACTAGGCCGCTTCGGCGACCGCGGGGACGGACACTCGAAGTTCATTTACCCCGCGAAGATCGACGACGGCACCGGCATGGCAACGCTCGAGGCCTTTGAGGTCTCCGCGACAAACCTCAAGGCCGCGCGCGGCATGCTCTCGCAGGTGCTGGACGGTCGCAGCTCGATCCTGCCGGTCCCCGCCACCGACTCCCCGGACGCGGGCGCCAGCGAGGAACTGAAGAAGGTCATGCGGGCAGGCGAGCCGGTCGAGGCCGGCACCCTCGTGGCCACCACGTCCGGCTCCACGGGCACCCCGAAGGGCGCGCTGCTCTCCGCCGCGAATCTGCGCTCCTCTGCCCGCGCCACCGAGCAGGTGCTGCGCAAGAAGCTAAAGGTAGAGCCTGGCCCGTGGCTGCTGGCGTTGCCGGCCCACCACATCGCGGGCCTGCAGGTGATTCTGCGTGGCATGATGGCCGGTTTCACCCCGGTCGCCACCACCGCGCTGATCGAGGGCACGGGCTTTAGCGTGTCCGGTTTCGCAGCCGATGCCGCCGCGTTGAAGAAGCGCTTCCCGCACGAGGATCTGCACACTTCGCTGGTCCCGCCGCAGGTGCACTCCCTGCTGGAGTCCGAGGAAGGCATCGAGGCGCTGAAGCTCTTCGGCGCTGTTCTCATTGGTGGTGCGGCGCTAGGCGATAAGGCCCGCCAGCAGCTGGACGAGGCCGGCGTGAACTACGTCCTGACCTACGGTTCCAGCGAGACCAGCGGCGGGATGGTCTACGACGGCCAGGCTCTGCCGGGCGCGACCGTGCGCATCGAGGACGCGGACGCCAACGGTGCCGGTCGCATCGTCCTGGAAGGCCCGATGGTCGCCCGTGGTTACCGCAACGAGGACGAGGACTGCTTCCCCGAGCTCGGGGTCTACCGCACCAGCGACATCGGCGCCCTGGACGGGGAGACGCTGCGCGTGCTGGGACGCGCCGACGGTGCGATCAACACCGGTGGCGTGAAGGTTCTGCCGGAGCAGTCGGAGAACGCCACCCGCTCCCACGCTGTTGTGGACGGCGAGGCGGTCTCCGAGGTCTGTGTCTCTGGGGTTTCCGACGAGCACTGGGGCGAGGCCGTGGTCGCTGTGCTGCGCACCGCTGGTGCCCAGGTTTCCGGCGAGCCGGTGGAGGTCACCGACGCCGTGCGCGCCTCTATGCGGGAGGCCGGTTGCGCGGATTACCTCATCCCGCGCCGCGCCTTCGCTGTCGCGGATCTGCCGAAGACCGGCCCGGGCAAGCTGGATCGCATCGCGATCGCGGAGCTCGCCCGCCAGGCCGTCGCCGCGAACTAG
- a CDS encoding RluA family pseudouridine synthase encodes MKHSEPQTLIVSDSQADRRLDKYIRSQVKGVPATVLFRMMRTKQITVNGAKCKPDQRTVAGDKVHLPALEVAEAKPKPAGDRKAAEQLARRLSRHIVFEDDDLLIVNKPANIAVHVGSGVKAGVIEALRVLRPEDKELELAHRLDKETSGLLIVAKNSKMLRHLQSLLREGGEDIQRYYLAVAGGVLKKSGKQARRIDAPLRKTGAATVVDRRAGQQAETKLWVKKPWGRAGTLVEVQLLTGRKHQIRVHLQHLGHPIIGDSRYGDKAANQAAAEKGVRMLMLHASRLVIPLPSGEELDVQAPMPPAWNKLRG; translated from the coding sequence ATGAAGCATTCCGAACCTCAGACCCTGATCGTGAGCGACTCCCAGGCGGATCGTCGCCTGGACAAATACATCCGTTCGCAGGTCAAGGGCGTGCCCGCCACGGTGCTGTTCCGCATGATGCGCACCAAGCAGATCACGGTCAACGGTGCGAAGTGCAAGCCCGACCAGCGCACTGTCGCGGGCGATAAGGTCCACCTGCCCGCCCTCGAGGTCGCTGAGGCGAAGCCGAAGCCCGCGGGAGATCGTAAGGCCGCGGAGCAGCTGGCCCGCAGGCTGTCCCGGCACATTGTTTTTGAGGACGATGATCTGCTCATCGTGAATAAGCCCGCCAACATCGCTGTGCACGTGGGCAGTGGAGTCAAGGCCGGGGTGATCGAGGCGCTGCGCGTGTTGCGGCCGGAGGATAAGGAGCTGGAGCTGGCGCACCGGCTGGACAAGGAGACCTCTGGCCTGCTGATCGTGGCGAAGAATTCGAAGATGCTGCGCCACTTGCAGTCCCTGCTGCGCGAGGGTGGGGAGGATATCCAGCGCTATTACCTGGCGGTAGCCGGTGGCGTCCTGAAAAAGTCAGGCAAGCAGGCGCGACGGATTGATGCTCCGCTGCGGAAGACGGGGGCGGCCACGGTGGTGGATCGCCGCGCCGGGCAGCAGGCGGAGACGAAGCTGTGGGTGAAGAAGCCCTGGGGGCGTGCGGGAACTCTCGTGGAGGTGCAGCTGCTGACGGGCCGGAAGCACCAGATCCGCGTGCACCTGCAGCACTTGGGCCACCCGATCATCGGGGATTCCCGCTACGGGGATAAGGCCGCGAACCAGGCGGCCGCGGAGAAAGGCGTGCGGATGCTGATGCTGCACGCCTCCCGACTGGTGATCCCGCTGCCGAGTGGCGAGGAGCTGGATGTGCAGGCCCCGATGCCCCCGGCGTGGAATAAGCTGCGCGGCTAG
- a CDS encoding 1,4-dihydroxy-2-naphthoyl-CoA synthase, with product MSENKVSEIFDPTAWREVEGFDFTDITYHRHTGEGRANGIVRIAFDRPEVRNAFRPHTVDELYRALDHARRTPDVGTILLTGNGPSPKDGGWAFCSGGDQRIRGRSGYQYATSHDSDVAAAGAEGVDEARAKVEGGRLHILEVQRLIRTMPKVVICLVNGWAAGGGHSLHVVCDLTLASREHAKFKQTDADVGSFDAGYGSAYLAKQVGQKFAREIFFLGEAIDAETMHQMGAVNRVVDHADLETTAIEWARKINTKSPTAQRMLKFAFNLTDDGLMGQQVFAGEATRLAYMTDEAVEGRDSFLEKREPNWDEFPYYY from the coding sequence ATGAGCGAAAATAAGGTTTCCGAGATCTTCGACCCGACCGCCTGGCGCGAGGTTGAGGGATTCGACTTCACCGACATCACCTACCACCGCCACACCGGCGAGGGCCGCGCCAACGGCATCGTCCGCATCGCCTTCGACCGGCCGGAGGTGCGCAATGCCTTCCGCCCGCACACCGTCGACGAGCTATACCGCGCGCTCGACCACGCGCGCCGCACCCCGGACGTCGGCACCATCCTGCTGACCGGAAACGGCCCGTCCCCGAAGGACGGTGGCTGGGCATTCTGCTCCGGCGGTGACCAGCGCATCCGCGGCCGTTCCGGTTATCAGTACGCCACCAGCCACGATTCGGACGTCGCCGCCGCTGGTGCCGAGGGCGTGGACGAGGCCCGCGCGAAGGTCGAGGGCGGTCGTCTGCACATCCTGGAGGTTCAGCGGCTGATCCGCACCATGCCGAAGGTCGTGATCTGCCTGGTCAACGGCTGGGCCGCCGGTGGCGGGCACAGCCTGCACGTGGTCTGCGACCTGACCCTGGCTTCCCGCGAGCACGCGAAGTTCAAGCAGACGGACGCGGACGTGGGCTCCTTCGACGCTGGTTATGGTTCCGCGTACTTGGCGAAGCAGGTGGGCCAGAAGTTCGCGCGCGAGATCTTCTTCCTCGGCGAGGCCATCGACGCCGAGACGATGCACCAGATGGGTGCTGTAAACCGCGTGGTGGACCACGCCGACCTGGAGACCACCGCGATCGAGTGGGCGCGGAAGATCAACACGAAGTCCCCGACGGCGCAGCGCATGCTGAAGTTCGCTTTCAACCTGACCGACGATGGCCTGATGGGCCAGCAGGTTTTCGCTGGTGAGGCCACCCGCCTGGCCTACATGACCGACGAGGCCGTGGAGGGGCGCGACTCCTTCCTGGAGAAGCGCGAGCCGAACTGGGACGAGTTCCCGTACTACTACTAG
- a CDS encoding o-succinylbenzoate synthase — MNITQQQLDQFLRHAREHAHVVALPMRTRFRGIDTREAMLVPTPGGWVEFAPFLEYGPAESSRWLRSGVVHSLLLDDDATARPQGANADHAALQVPAGVGVSVNATMPAVDAQANPQQVGELMARYPGCTTVKVKVAEPAVLREQGFEASMAQDVARVRAVRAWFAEQGVDRPRIRVDANAGWSVDQALAVITQLAAEDVAGECLDYVEQPCATVAELAELRQRLADEGIAPGGSPVRIAADELIRKASDPLAVVEAGACDVAVVKVAPLGGIDQVVKVARQVAAHGVSLTLSSALDTAVGIGAGLQAAALVAQVGNDAGVFGQAGPNAAGLATGSLFTADVGAREIADGAMLTGATQPDPEVLERYAVDAERRQWWVRRMEAAAAELGS, encoded by the coding sequence GTGAATATCACTCAGCAGCAGCTCGACCAGTTCCTTCGTCACGCCCGCGAGCACGCGCACGTGGTGGCCCTGCCGATGCGCACGCGCTTCCGCGGCATCGATACCCGCGAGGCGATGCTCGTTCCCACCCCTGGCGGGTGGGTGGAGTTCGCGCCCTTCCTGGAATACGGTCCCGCGGAGTCTTCCCGCTGGTTGCGCAGTGGGGTGGTCCATTCGCTTCTTTTGGACGACGACGCCACCGCCCGGCCGCAGGGTGCTAACGCGGATCATGCCGCGCTGCAGGTCCCGGCGGGGGTGGGGGTGTCGGTGAACGCCACGATGCCCGCGGTGGATGCGCAGGCGAATCCGCAGCAGGTGGGGGAACTGATGGCCCGTTACCCGGGGTGCACGACTGTGAAGGTGAAGGTCGCTGAGCCAGCCGTTCTGCGGGAACAGGGCTTTGAGGCCTCGATGGCCCAGGATGTGGCGCGCGTGCGTGCCGTGCGGGCCTGGTTCGCCGAGCAGGGCGTGGACCGGCCCCGGATCCGGGTGGATGCGAATGCAGGCTGGTCGGTGGATCAGGCGCTGGCGGTGATTACGCAGTTGGCGGCAGAGGACGTGGCGGGCGAGTGCCTGGACTACGTGGAGCAACCCTGCGCCACGGTGGCCGAACTTGCGGAGCTGCGGCAGCGGCTGGCCGATGAGGGGATCGCGCCGGGCGGATCCCCGGTGCGGATCGCGGCCGATGAGCTGATCCGCAAGGCATCGGATCCGCTGGCTGTGGTGGAGGCCGGGGCCTGCGATGTGGCCGTGGTGAAGGTCGCCCCGCTGGGCGGCATCGACCAGGTCGTGAAGGTGGCGCGCCAGGTGGCGGCCCACGGGGTGAGCCTGACGCTCAGCTCCGCGCTGGATACCGCGGTGGGTATTGGCGCGGGTCTGCAGGCTGCTGCCCTGGTGGCTCAGGTGGGCAACGACGCCGGGGTGTTCGGCCAGGCTGGGCCGAATGCTGCGGGGTTGGCGACGGGCTCGCTATTCACCGCGGACGTGGGAGCCCGGGAGATTGCCGATGGTGCGATGCTCACCGGCGCGACCCAGCCGGATCCGGAAGTGTTGGAGCGCTACGCGGTGGACGCGGAGCGTCGGCAGTGGTGGGTTCGCAGGATGGAGGCTGCAGCCGCCGAGCTGGGATCGTGA
- a CDS encoding ATP-binding protein, which yields MIDDATPWLPEDVAEALEAIWNGDSAGNVESETLEIKEDPARVQHAPSKADKHRAQLVEKLIDEAVCLANGESAMGHIIVGISDKLTGPEAFTGTDLDTLTIERKILHGTQQQLRVEASELEYGGSRLVVIRIPEALTMYTRTQGQAKRRRGTSCEPLLEAERQALARERANPDYSNGSSRLQVQDIELPVLEEARRLLRGKRSREDGSDYVPKGASGLLRELGLVGHDGSLKRAAEILMLPPDKPALTVQYFWRPIVGADPEVSEISEPLLTALPRLRRLIRERASQEIERVQFDDGQETAIPRFPAQAIDEAVTNAFIHRDWQISRPVVVDQTPRTLKIWSPGPLPPGVDRDHLLTTQSVPRNSRLMAVMRGLGLAEESSRGFDRMWSAMIGTGREVPEVRAEETFVEVILSAGKPDVGFIKMLHELEKLPDGEAVRSVGTLIVLKQLWSAPRITKNQVERLAQISSMEAAELMESLQDIGVVARLQGADEWVLGRAVQQGIASSGGAQPQFASAATMPTEEWLEEQLRTGTIRAAEAAEILGIERSEVTKILRKLRERGVARIDPTGPQRGSNTRWIGALE from the coding sequence ATGATTGACGATGCGACACCGTGGCTGCCTGAGGATGTTGCAGAGGCTCTAGAAGCTATTTGGAACGGAGATTCGGCTGGCAATGTCGAATCGGAGACCCTAGAGATCAAAGAGGACCCTGCCCGGGTTCAGCATGCGCCTTCGAAGGCCGATAAGCATCGGGCACAACTTGTAGAAAAGCTCATTGATGAGGCGGTGTGCCTGGCTAATGGGGAATCCGCTATGGGGCACATCATCGTGGGTATCAGTGACAAGCTGACCGGACCTGAAGCGTTTACCGGAACGGACTTAGATACCTTAACCATTGAGAGAAAGATTCTTCATGGTACGCAGCAGCAACTGAGGGTAGAAGCATCTGAACTTGAGTACGGCGGTAGTCGCCTTGTTGTGATCCGTATCCCAGAAGCGTTGACCATGTATACCCGCACCCAAGGGCAGGCGAAACGGCGGCGGGGTACGAGTTGTGAGCCGCTGCTGGAGGCGGAGCGACAAGCGCTGGCTCGGGAAAGGGCGAACCCCGATTATTCAAACGGGAGCTCGAGGCTCCAGGTCCAGGACATCGAACTGCCAGTCCTGGAAGAGGCTCGCCGACTGTTGAGGGGGAAACGGTCCAGGGAAGACGGGTCGGATTATGTGCCGAAAGGTGCCAGTGGCCTCCTTCGCGAACTGGGGCTCGTGGGCCATGATGGTTCGCTCAAGAGGGCGGCAGAGATCCTCATGCTGCCACCGGACAAGCCCGCCCTGACGGTTCAGTATTTCTGGAGACCCATCGTGGGGGCCGATCCTGAAGTGAGCGAGATCAGTGAACCGCTGTTGACTGCGCTTCCCCGGCTGCGCCGCCTAATCAGAGAGCGCGCAAGTCAAGAAATTGAAAGAGTGCAGTTTGATGATGGGCAGGAAACCGCGATCCCACGCTTCCCTGCCCAGGCGATTGACGAGGCCGTCACGAATGCCTTCATACATAGGGACTGGCAAATCAGTCGCCCCGTGGTTGTTGACCAGACGCCTCGTACTCTGAAGATTTGGTCCCCGGGCCCTCTGCCGCCGGGGGTTGATCGGGATCACTTGCTGACGACTCAATCGGTGCCGCGGAATAGTCGCCTTATGGCGGTAATGCGTGGGCTCGGCCTGGCTGAGGAATCGTCGCGCGGTTTTGACCGCATGTGGTCCGCAATGATTGGAACAGGTCGGGAAGTTCCGGAAGTGCGTGCTGAGGAAACCTTCGTTGAGGTGATTCTTTCAGCAGGTAAGCCCGATGTGGGTTTTATCAAGATGCTTCATGAACTGGAGAAGCTACCTGATGGCGAGGCCGTGAGGAGCGTGGGCACTCTCATTGTCTTAAAGCAGCTGTGGAGCGCGCCCCGGATCACGAAGAATCAGGTTGAACGGCTTGCACAAATTTCTTCAATGGAAGCCGCCGAACTGATGGAGTCGCTCCAAGACATTGGGGTGGTAGCGCGGCTCCAGGGGGCGGATGAATGGGTTTTGGGAAGGGCGGTCCAGCAGGGGATAGCTTCTTCGGGTGGTGCCCAGCCCCAGTTTGCTAGTGCTGCGACGATGCCTACAGAAGAGTGGTTGGAAGAGCAGCTGCGAACTGGCACGATACGCGCAGCAGAAGCCGCCGAGATTTTGGGTATAGAGCGCTCCGAGGTGACGAAGATCTTGCGGAAACTGCGGGAGCGCGGGGTGGCGCGTATTGACCCGACCGGCCCGCAGCGTGGGTCAAACACACGCTGGATTGGGGCGTTGGAGTAA